The following coding sequences lie in one Acropora palmata chromosome 3, jaAcrPala1.3, whole genome shotgun sequence genomic window:
- the LOC141876332 gene encoding uncharacterized protein LOC141876332 isoform X1: MEQLNSTVERLNDTTPNAVISGDFNVPSVNWSSLTVSNPPQYGQSVNQEVLNLAVQNELYQIQHERTRMNNVLDLVFVTNMNLVNNIKVYPGMSDHNCIIIDINLKVKHCRKPPRTVYRFSKRNMDAVMHDLETEFERFDRTDPSSRTIDDNWNDFKTTLMSSLNKHIPRKTLSTRKDIPWMSPETKRKIRKKQMLYNKQKKIGNAEDKRKFRELRSIVKRELDIAHNQYVLNLLDTREPASEEDSGKATIGKKFWNYIKSMKREHISIASLKDVTTGEEVTHAEDFSKAFDTVPHARLLKKLEHYGINELVLGWIRSWLLNRSQRVIIDGASSNEVSVRSGVPQGTVLGPLMFLIYINDIGEHITSNLRLFADDSLLYSAIDIPQDCLALQEDLDKLSQWSYKWQMSFNVSKCKSLSITRKRNPYLHQYTMNGQELESVKSHPYLGVELTQSLNWNNHINNITTKANRSLGFIKRNLKRCPEQIKDQAYKSLVRPHVEYASSVWSPHQKYQVDKLEKVQRKAARFVKNCWIREEGVMTNMLSDLKWDSLQTRREKARLVMFYRVTHGLVDIPLPKDLLPMPCKITKNFHPKKYRPLACNTNYYMGTFFPSTVNIWNTLPAATLDQPNIAKFKDELDRFY, encoded by the exons ATGGAACAGCTCAACTCCACTGTTGAGAGGCTGAATGATACTACACCAAATGCAGTGATTAGTGGCGATTTCAACGTTCCGAGTGTAAACTGGTCATCCCTAACAGTAAGTAATCCCCCTCAATATGGGCAGTCAGTAAATCAAGAGGTTCTAAATCTGGCTGTGCAAAATGAGCTGTACCAGATTCAGCATGAACGAACTCGAATGAACAATGTACTGGACCTAGTATTTGTGACAAATATGAACTTGGTGAACAATATCAAAGTATATCCTGGCATGAGTGACCATAATTGCATCATCATAGACATCAACTTGAAAGTCAAACATTGCAGGAAACCACCAAGAACTGTGTACAGGTTCAGTAAAAGAAATATGGATGCGGTCATGCACGACCTTGAAACAGAATTTGAACGCTTTGACCGGACAGATCCATCCAGCAGAACTATCGATGATAACTGGAACGATTTTAAAACTACTCTTATGTCATCATTAAACAAACATATTCCACGAAAAACACTGAGCACCAGAAAAGATATCCCATGGATGAGCCctgaaacaaaaaggaaaatcagaAAGAAGCAAATGCTATACAAcaagcagaaaaaaattggaaatgcAGAGGACAAGCGCAAGTTTAGAGAACTGCGCAGTATTGTCAAAAGAGAACTTGACATTGCACATAACCAGTATGTCCTCAATCTGCTAGACACCCGTGAGCCAGCAAGTGAGGAAGATAGTGGCAAAGCCACTATTGGAAAGAAGTTTTGGAATTACATCAAATCCATGAAAAGAGAGCATATCAGTATTGCTTCACTTAAGGACGTGACAACAGGAGAAGAAGTAACACATGCAGAAG ATTTCTCCAAGGCATTCGACACAGTACCCCATGCAAGACTTTTAAAGAAGCTTGAGCACTATGGAATTAATGAATTAGTACTTGGCTGGATCAGGTCTTGGCTCCTGAACAGATCCCAAAGAGTGATAATTGATGGTGCTAGTTCAAACGAAGTCAGTGTACGATCTGGAGTACCGCAAGGAACAGTCCTTGGACCCCTAATGTTTCTTATCTATATAAATGACATTGGGGAGCATATTACATCTAACCTGAGGCTGTTTGCCGATGACAGTCTACTGTACTCTGCAATCGATATACCACAAGACTGTCTAGCCCTTCAAGAAGATCTTGACAAGCTGTCCCAGTGGAGCTATAAATGGCAAATGAGTTTCAATGTGTCGAAATGTAAATCACTGAGCATAACGAGGAAGAGGAATCCATACCTCCATCAGTACACAATGAACGGCCAGGAGTTAGAGTCTGTAAAAAGTCACCCATACTTGGGAGTTGAGCTTACTCAAagcttaaattggaacaacCATATCAACAATATTACGACAAAAGCCAATAGATCCCTGGGCTTCATCAAGCGTAACTTAAAGAGATGCCCAGAACAAATTAAAGACCAGGCTTATAAATCTCTAGTGAGACCCCACGTAGAGTACGCTAGCTCAGTATGGTCCCCCCACCAGAAATACCAGGTTGACAAGTTGGAAAAGGTACAGAGGAAAGCAGCGCGTTTTGTAAAGAACTGCTGGATTAGAGAAGAAGGAGTAATGACAAACATGCTTTCAGACCTAAAATGGGACTCTCTCCAAACCCGGAGAGAGAAAGCCAGGCTCGTCATGTTCTACAGGGTCACTCATGGTCTTGTAGACATCCCCCTGCCCAAAGACTTACTCCCCATGCCATGTAAGATCACTAAAAATTTCCACCCAAAGAAGTATCGACCCCTGGCTTGCAATACCAACTACTATATGGGAACATTTTTCCCCTCCACTGTCAATATATGGAATACTCTCCCTGCTGCCACATTGGACCAGCCAAACATTGCTAAATTCAAAGATGAGCTTGACCGTTTTTATTGA
- the LOC141876332 gene encoding uncharacterized protein LOC141876332 isoform X2 yields MEQLNSTVERLNDTTPNAVISGDFNVPSVNWSSLTVSNPPQYGQSVNQEVLNLAVQNELYQIQHERTRMNNVLDLVFVTNMNLVNNIKVYPGMSDHNCIIIDINLKVKHCRKPPRTVYRFSKRNMDAVMHDLETEFERFDRTDPSSRTIDDNWNDFKTTLMSSLNKHIPRKTLSTRKDIPWMSPETKRKIRKKQMLYNKQKKIGNAEDKRKFRELRSIVKRELDIAHNQYVLNLLDTREPASEEDSGKATIGKKFWNYIKSMKRVTHAEDFSKAFDTVPHARLLKKLEHYGINELVLGWIRSWLLNRSQRVIIDGASSNEVSVRSGVPQGTVLGPLMFLIYINDIGEHITSNLRLFADDSLLYSAIDIPQDCLALQEDLDKLSQWSYKWQMSFNVSKCKSLSITRKRNPYLHQYTMNGQELESVKSHPYLGVELTQSLNWNNHINNITTKANRSLGFIKRNLKRCPEQIKDQAYKSLVRPHVEYASSVWSPHQKYQVDKLEKVQRKAARFVKNCWIREEGVMTNMLSDLKWDSLQTRREKARLVMFYRVTHGLVDIPLPKDLLPMPCKITKNFHPKKYRPLACNTNYYMGTFFPSTVNIWNTLPAATLDQPNIAKFKDELDRFY; encoded by the exons ATGGAACAGCTCAACTCCACTGTTGAGAGGCTGAATGATACTACACCAAATGCAGTGATTAGTGGCGATTTCAACGTTCCGAGTGTAAACTGGTCATCCCTAACAGTAAGTAATCCCCCTCAATATGGGCAGTCAGTAAATCAAGAGGTTCTAAATCTGGCTGTGCAAAATGAGCTGTACCAGATTCAGCATGAACGAACTCGAATGAACAATGTACTGGACCTAGTATTTGTGACAAATATGAACTTGGTGAACAATATCAAAGTATATCCTGGCATGAGTGACCATAATTGCATCATCATAGACATCAACTTGAAAGTCAAACATTGCAGGAAACCACCAAGAACTGTGTACAGGTTCAGTAAAAGAAATATGGATGCGGTCATGCACGACCTTGAAACAGAATTTGAACGCTTTGACCGGACAGATCCATCCAGCAGAACTATCGATGATAACTGGAACGATTTTAAAACTACTCTTATGTCATCATTAAACAAACATATTCCACGAAAAACACTGAGCACCAGAAAAGATATCCCATGGATGAGCCctgaaacaaaaaggaaaatcagaAAGAAGCAAATGCTATACAAcaagcagaaaaaaattggaaatgcAGAGGACAAGCGCAAGTTTAGAGAACTGCGCAGTATTGTCAAAAGAGAACTTGACATTGCACATAACCAGTATGTCCTCAATCTGCTAGACACCCGTGAGCCAGCAAGTGAGGAAGATAGTGGCAAAGCCACTATTGGAAAGAAGTTTTGGAATTACATCAAATCCATGAAAAGAG TAACACATGCAGAAG ATTTCTCCAAGGCATTCGACACAGTACCCCATGCAAGACTTTTAAAGAAGCTTGAGCACTATGGAATTAATGAATTAGTACTTGGCTGGATCAGGTCTTGGCTCCTGAACAGATCCCAAAGAGTGATAATTGATGGTGCTAGTTCAAACGAAGTCAGTGTACGATCTGGAGTACCGCAAGGAACAGTCCTTGGACCCCTAATGTTTCTTATCTATATAAATGACATTGGGGAGCATATTACATCTAACCTGAGGCTGTTTGCCGATGACAGTCTACTGTACTCTGCAATCGATATACCACAAGACTGTCTAGCCCTTCAAGAAGATCTTGACAAGCTGTCCCAGTGGAGCTATAAATGGCAAATGAGTTTCAATGTGTCGAAATGTAAATCACTGAGCATAACGAGGAAGAGGAATCCATACCTCCATCAGTACACAATGAACGGCCAGGAGTTAGAGTCTGTAAAAAGTCACCCATACTTGGGAGTTGAGCTTACTCAAagcttaaattggaacaacCATATCAACAATATTACGACAAAAGCCAATAGATCCCTGGGCTTCATCAAGCGTAACTTAAAGAGATGCCCAGAACAAATTAAAGACCAGGCTTATAAATCTCTAGTGAGACCCCACGTAGAGTACGCTAGCTCAGTATGGTCCCCCCACCAGAAATACCAGGTTGACAAGTTGGAAAAGGTACAGAGGAAAGCAGCGCGTTTTGTAAAGAACTGCTGGATTAGAGAAGAAGGAGTAATGACAAACATGCTTTCAGACCTAAAATGGGACTCTCTCCAAACCCGGAGAGAGAAAGCCAGGCTCGTCATGTTCTACAGGGTCACTCATGGTCTTGTAGACATCCCCCTGCCCAAAGACTTACTCCCCATGCCATGTAAGATCACTAAAAATTTCCACCCAAAGAAGTATCGACCCCTGGCTTGCAATACCAACTACTATATGGGAACATTTTTCCCCTCCACTGTCAATATATGGAATACTCTCCCTGCTGCCACATTGGACCAGCCAAACATTGCTAAATTCAAAGATGAGCTTGACCGTTTTTATTGA